ATCGCTATCACGTGTTCCAGGAGGCGCATCGGTTTGTGCGGGAAGGCAGCAGGGTGTTTCGCGAGAACGAGATTTGGCGAGAGGTCAGGGAAAAAGGGCAGGTGGGGCAGTTGGTGGAAAGGGAGAGGCTTTATCGGAATCGGGTTGTGGTGAAGTATGAAGTGGCGGGCGAACTGGTTGAGTAGATGCATTGTGGGTGCGGGGTTTCAGCTTCGATGACGTAAGTGTTGTTCTTCAGCTTTTCGTGGATTTTTTATGCGGGTTAGCTGTTTACCGAGTAAGGGGGCAGGCCATTCGGGGGGAGACCACTTCTAGAAGAAAGAAAACGTGGTTTATCCCCCATTGTTCCCATTCGCCGTCGGTGATCGTAGAGCGCTCCAGCCGCAGCTTCGCCCGCTCCGGGATCAGGCCCCGGCTCCGGGGCGGTGATTTTCTTTAACTACCAAGAGATCTCAGTAGCCATAAACAGGGACGAAATAAGAAAGCGGTGGGTGCGTTTTTTTCCATTCTTCTGCGAATAGAAGGCCTTGCTTGATTTCTTGCTCCGTCATTTTTTCAGCTATATCAGGCAGTATCATCCTTCCATCTTCACCTGCTGTCCCGCCGCCCTCGAATTTAGACATCAGATAGGCTAGTCCATAAGCCTCAATCATGTTTTTTGGATAGTCTAGATCGTTTGGCAAATGGGCTAACCTGAGAGCGTAATTCCCGACTGCGCTGGCATAACCGTTTTCGGCCGATTGTTTCAGCCAATAAGCAACTTCTTCTTTCTTGCCATCATGTTCGAATAGATAGTTGGCATAAAGATACATTGCCTTGGGATATCCACCTTCAGCTGAGGCTTTGTACCACTTTTGAATGGTTCTATCGCGGCTACCCGGAATAAGAAACCATCCGTCTCCGTCATCGTAGATTCCAGCGAGTGTATTTTGCGCTAAAGGATCACCTGCCTCAGCGGCCATCTCCAGCCAACTAAAGCCTTGTCTAGTGATGAATAAAACGGTCATCGCTTCAGTGTCGTTGTTCTTGGCTCGTTCCTGAGCTATTTGTATTACTTGATCACGCCATTCGTCTGCACCTTTGCCACCGCAGCCTTTCATATCGAGACAAATATTGTTTTTACTGCTTAGTCTCAACATTGCGTAGAGGTGGCCCTGATTCGCTGCTGCTTCATACCATTTTCTCGCTTCACCGGTTGTGTATCGGTTGCTCAGGCGAATTGCCTCTGCGAGGTAATACTGAGCTGTCTCGTCCCCGGCTATGGCAGCACTCTCTAGTAAAGGTTGAGAATCATACCAGTCGCTTTGCTGATATAAAGTTAGACCTTTTTCTTTTGCTAGCTGCTGCTCTTGGGTTAATTGCGCAAAAGCTGTGCAGGGGAAAAGGGTGGATAGAAGTGTGATTAGTACAAGCTTAATCAAAGGTTCATTCCTTGTGTCCGTTTGTCATTGGCTTTGTTTTTTAAATAGCTGAATAAATCTCGACCTTTTGCAAATTCTTTTAGAATTGTCGCAGTCTCATCGATTAGTTCTTTGCTAGGTTTCGCTCGTTGTTCCACTGGAAGTGGCTTTGACCATTCTAAAACTGCTTTAGGGAAGCCGGACTTTGGTCTCCCATTTGCCCAGTTAGAAATATAGCAAGGTAGTGTCCATCCACTAAAAAATTGAATTACTAGAAAACCAAAAATATAGCGTATAAAAGAATGTTCGGATCGATAGCTGCGACGACACAAATGGAAGAATTCTATACTTCCCTCTTCAAGTTCCTCGGAGTGGTGGGTTGGAGTCGTTTTAGGTCCTTCCTCCATGTATATGCGTATCGCCTCCCATTCAGAAACAGCCAGGTTGAAACTGCCAGTTGATATATCGGTCCATAGGACGTCACCGGTTAGCGTCTCTCGTAACCCAATCATTAATTTATGTTCAGGCATCATGGCATGTTGAGTTATTAGTTGCCCTGATGACACGCAGACAATAATGTCTTCCCATTGTACATAGCGTGGGTGGTCACCGCGCCTCGCTATGAATGCTATCTCGCGGCGGTGGCGATTGAAACGAATAGGAGGATGCACGCTAACTTGACGAACTGCGTACATGAAAATGAAAAGGTAAACAGCAGAAAGAGTCCAGATAAATCCTTGGGTAAAGGCGTTTGTAAAAAAATCAAACCAGCTAGCGAGAAAAGGCTGAATATCCCTTCTAAGCCAAGAGCCAAAGCCAGATACGAATAGAAAGAACAGTGTTATGAAGGCTATCGAACCAATGCCTGCCCGTGCCATAAACTCAAAGTTGCCTCGGCCGACAGCAAAGTCTAAATAGGTTTCGTTGCTCGTACGATGTAGTTGCCTTGAGCTAAACGGTGCCGTACCCGTTGGGAGCGGTTTGGGGGATAGATAAAGGAAGTCAATTCCCGACTTGTTTTCGGTATCTCCTGCCTTTGGCAAACGGCCGTATTTTTTAGCAGGCATTGAGTTGTTCCGGTAGAGTGTGGCATCCCTTGCGGTTGCTCTGTTGTATATGGCATCTTACGGGAACTAGGAATGCACCATATATGCCAGCGACGCAGAGTCCTAGGTAGTAATTATTCATTTGTCTCGGATTTTGTATCCATAT
This region of Pseudomonas sp. R84 genomic DNA includes:
- a CDS encoding sel1 repeat family protein yields the protein MIKLVLITLLSTLFPCTAFAQLTQEQQLAKEKGLTLYQQSDWYDSQPLLESAAIAGDETAQYYLAEAIRLSNRYTTGEARKWYEAAANQGHLYAMLRLSSKNNICLDMKGCGGKGADEWRDQVIQIAQERAKNNDTEAMTVLFITRQGFSWLEMAAEAGDPLAQNTLAGIYDDGDGWFLIPGSRDRTIQKWYKASAEGGYPKAMYLYANYLFEHDGKKEEVAYWLKQSAENGYASAVGNYALRLAHLPNDLDYPKNMIEAYGLAYLMSKFEGGGTAGEDGRMILPDIAEKMTEQEIKQGLLFAEEWKKTHPPLSYFVPVYGY
- a CDS encoding DUF6708 domain-containing protein, which encodes MPAKKYGRLPKAGDTENKSGIDFLYLSPKPLPTGTAPFSSRQLHRTSNETYLDFAVGRGNFEFMARAGIGSIAFITLFFLFVSGFGSWLRRDIQPFLASWFDFFTNAFTQGFIWTLSAVYLFIFMYAVRQVSVHPPIRFNRHRREIAFIARRGDHPRYVQWEDIIVCVSSGQLITQHAMMPEHKLMIGLRETLTGDVLWTDISTGSFNLAVSEWEAIRIYMEEGPKTTPTHHSEELEEGSIEFFHLCRRSYRSEHSFIRYIFGFLVIQFFSGWTLPCYISNWANGRPKSGFPKAVLEWSKPLPVEQRAKPSKELIDETATILKEFAKGRDLFSYLKNKANDKRTQGMNL